In the Candidatus Aminicenantes bacterium genome, ATGGCCTTGATGCCGCTCTTGCGGCTGACCGGGATCTGGCCCATGCGCCGGATCACCCAGCCGTAGACCGGCCAGTCGAAGTGGCTCTCCTCCTCGATACCGCGCGCCCAACCCGGGAAACTGCGGTAGAAAACAAAACCGTCGAGGAGATTGACGTGGTTCATCATCAGGATGTACTGCCGGCCCGATTGGAAGTTTTCCCGGCCCGATAGGGTGACCCGGATGCCGCAGATCCAGACCAGCGAGCGGCACAATCCCTTCACCCAGCCTTCAAAAAAACCGCCGGCGCGGAAAATGCCGATCAACAATAGGAACAGCGCCCCGAAAAAGAACCAGATCCCGCCGATGCACCAGATCAGCAGCGAGAGAGCGGCGGCAGCGGCTTTCTTCATGCCAGGATGGTCAGCTCGCCGGGGAGCACCTTCAGCGCCAGCGGCGTCGCGCCCAGCAGTTCGCCGTCAGCCATGAGCTGCTCCTGCGGGCAGCTGTCGATCACGATCTCGGCGGCACGGAAATGCTTCACCTTGGGATGCCCGACATGGGTGCCCTTGAACACCCTGGAAAAGATGTTCAGGATGTCGCGGCGGTTGACACCCGCGAAGATGACCAGGTCCACCTTGCCGTCACCGCTGTCGGCGGCGGGGGC is a window encoding:
- a CDS encoding lysophospholipid acyltransferase family protein, which encodes MKKAAAAALSLLIWCIGGIWFFFGALFLLLIGIFRAGGFFEGWVKGLCRSLVWICGIRVTLSGRENFQSGRQYILMMNHVNLLDGFVFYRSFPGWARGIEEESHFDWPVYGWVIRRMGQIPVSRKSGIKAMESLRRAAALIRQKKNFSCAVFPEGTRTRDGKLGPFKKGGFLLALETGLDILPLVQKGAYEINRRSSLLIRPGRIEFSIEKPIPVSGYTKETITQLTDKVRDVFLKYV